The Vidua chalybeata isolate OUT-0048 chromosome 6, bVidCha1 merged haplotype, whole genome shotgun sequence genome has a segment encoding these proteins:
- the EHF gene encoding ETS homologous factor: MILEGAGRMSINSSSNLLHQQPSWTDGYSTCNVSSSFYGTQWHEIHPQYWTKFQVWEWLQHLLDTNQLDANCIPFQEFDINGEHLCSMSLQEFTQAAGTAGQLLYSNLQHLKWNGQCGSDMYQSHNVIVKTEQTDPSLMVSWKEDNYLYDSGYGSTVELLDSKTFCRAQISMMTPNHQSSDSSDAKKSQDHIPKSHTKKHNPRGTHLWEFIRDILLNPEKNPGLIKWEDRSEGVFRFLKSEAVAQLWGKKKNNSSMTYEKLSRAMRYYYKREILERVDGRRLVYKFGKNARGWRENEN, translated from the exons ATGATTTTGGAAGGAGCTGGCAGGATGAGTATCAATTCCAGCAGCAATCTACTCCACCAGCAGCCTTCCTGGACAGATGGATATTCCACATGCAATG tatCCAGTAGCTTCTATGGAACCCAGTGGCACGAAATACACCCGCAGTACTGGACTAAGTTTCAAGTCTGGGAGTGGCTGCAACACCTCCTTGATACCAACCAACTGGATGCCAACTGCATACCTTTCCAGGAGTTTGATATCAATGGGGAACATCTGTGTAGTATGAGCCTGCAGGAATTCACTCaggcagctgggacagcaggacaaCTGCTTTACAGCAACCTCCAGCACCTAAAATGGAATG GTCAGTGTGGAAGTGACATGTACCAATCTCATAATGTCATTGTGAAGACAGAGCAAACAG ATCCGTCATTAATGGTGTCCTGGAAAGAAGATAATTATCTTTATGACAGTGGCTATGGTAGCACAGTAG AGTTATTGGACAGTAAAACATTCTGTCGTGCTCAGATTTCCATGATGACACCTAATCACCAATCTTCTG actCTTCAGATGCAAAAAAATCGCAAGATCATATCCCAAAGTCGCACACCAAGAAGCACA acCCTCGAGGAACTCATCTTTGGGAATTTATTCGAGATATTCTTCTCAATCCTGAGAAAAACCCAGGATTAATCAAGTGGGAAGACCGGTCGGAAGGTgtcttcagatttttaaaatctgaagctGTGGCCCAGCtgtggggaaagaagaaaaacaacagcagcatgACTTATGAGAAACTCAGCCGGGCTATGAG ataCTATTACAAAAGGGAAATACTTGAGCGCGTGGATGGTCGGAGATTAGTATATAAATTTGGAAAGAATGCCCGTGGttggagagaaaatgaaaattaa